From Salmo salar chromosome ssa04, Ssal_v3.1, whole genome shotgun sequence, one genomic window encodes:
- the LOC106603653 gene encoding beta-galactosidase-1-like protein 2: MVVLRIRKAHKRRYALLCLSIVGFIMYRYLGTAPGGRRMSRRVGLSANSSQFTLEGETFRILGGSVHYFRVPRAYWRDRLMKMKACGINTLTTYVPWSLHQPERGVFHFQTELDLEAYINLAAEVGLWVILRPGPYICSELDLGGLPSWLLRDGSMRLRTTHPGFAEAVNTFFDKLIPKVVPLQFKKGGPIIAVQLENEYGSFAMDNTYMPFIKEALQSRGINELLLTSDNHEGLKEGGVTGVIRTVNLQKLNQGDIKYLNAIQPNSPMMVMEYWTGWFDAWGDLHHVLAQEDMVSAVREILRRGMSINLYMFHGGTNFGFMSGALTNPIYKALITSYDYDAPLSESGEYTPKYHLLRDLFSQYHSEKLPDMPALRWKETYEPAIMYQHLSLWDALSFAEEPFKSPTPVNMENLPVNSGNGQSYGYTLYETIITSGGSLKSGDNVRDRALVFVDRHYIGIFKHQNLELAVPDGKEKRTLSLLVENCGRVHYGKALDKQRKGLVGDILLNNTPLRDFTIYSLDMKTSFIDSLNQAPWMSLPHVPSFPGFFLGRMFTYGYPSDTFVKLPGWGKGVVFINGLNLGRHWYIGPQQTLYLPGPFLNSGVNQVIVFEEQEADYKITFEETPDLGMAVDIQ, translated from the exons ATGGTTGTTCTAAGAATAAGGAAAGCCCACAAAAGACGTTATGCACTTCTCTGTTTGAGCATTGTTGGGTTCATCATGTACCGGTACCTGGG TACTGCGCCCGGTGGCAGGAGAATGAGCAGGAGAGTAGGTTTGAGTGCCAACTCGTCCCAGTTCACCTTGGAGGGAGAAACATTCCGTATTCTGGGGGGATCCGTCCACTACTTCCGGGTCCCTAGAGCCTACTGGAGGGACCGCCTGATGAAAATGAAGGCTTGTGGCATCAACACCCTCACTAC ATATGTACCTTGGAGCTTACATCAGCCAGAGAGAGGGGTTTTCCACTTTCAAACAGAGTTGGATTTAGA AGCCTACATTAACTTGGCTGCTGAGGTAGGACTCTGGGTGATCCTGCGTCCAGGGCCGTACATTTGCTCTGAGCTCGACCTAGGAGGGTTGCCGAG TTGGCTTCTTCGTGACGGGAGTATGAGGTTGAGGACTACTCACCCAGGATTTGCTGAGGCAGTCAATACGTTCTTTGACAAGCTCATTCCAAAAGTGGTTCCTCTACAG TTCAAGAAAGGAGGGCCAATCATTGCTGTACAGTTGGAAAATGAATATGGATCATTTGCAATGGATAATACTTACATGCCTTTCATCAaggag GCTCTACAGTCCAGAGGAATCAATGAGCTCTTACTGACGTCAGATAACCATGAGGGATTAAAGGAAGGGGGTGTGACGGGAG TAATCAGAACAGTGAATTTACAGAAACTAAATCAGGGGGACATCAAGTATTTGAATGCTATTCAG CCCAATAGCCCCATGATGGTGATGGAGTACTGGACCGGCTGGTTTGATGCATGGGGAGACCTCCACCATGTCCTCGCACAAGAGG ATATGGTTTCTGCTGTACGGGAGATTCTGAGACGCGGCATGTCCATCAACCTGTACATGTTCCACGGAGGGACTAACTTTGGCTTCATGAGTGGAGCACTGACCAACCCAATCTACAAGGCACTAATCACAAGCTATG ATTATGATGCACCTCTGTCCGAATCGGGAGAATACACGCCAAAGTATCACCTTCTCAGGGATCTATTCAGTCAGTACCACA GTGAGAAGCTCCCTGATATGCCAGCCCTGCGTTGGAAGGAGACGTATGAGCCAGCCATCATGTACCAGCACCTCTCTCTGTGGGATGCCTTGAGCTTCGCTGAGGAG cCATTTAAATCACCAACCCCAGTCAACATGGAGAATCTCCCAGTGAACAGTGGGAATGGCCAGTCCTATGGCTATACCCTCTATGAGACCATTATAACCAGCGGAGGCTCCCTCAAGTCTGGAGACAATGTACGGGACAGAGCCCTG GTGTTTGTGGACAGACACTACATTGGCATTTTCAAGCATCAGAATCTGGAGCTAGCGGTGCCTGATGGAAAG GAGAAACGGACATTGAGCTTACTGGTTGAGAACTGTGGACGAGTTCACTATGGGAAAGCTCTAGATAAACAGCGCAAAG GTCTCGTAGGTGACATTCTATTGAACAACACCCCTTTGAGGGACTTCACGATATACAGTCTGGATATGAAAACCAGTTTTATTGATAG CCTCAACCAGGCACCTTGGATGTCCCTTCCACACGTTCCCAGTTTCCCTGGATTCTTCCTGGGAAGAATGTTTACCTACGGCTATCCAAGTGACACCTTCGTCAAGCTACCA GGCTGGGGCAAAGGGGTAGTCTTCATCAATGGTTTGAACCTGGGGCGCCACTGGTATATCGGCCCCCAGCAAACACTCTACCTCCCAGGACCTTTTCTCAACAGTGGAGTAAACCAG GTCATTGTGTTTGAAGAGCAGGAAGCTGATTATAAAATCACGTTTGAAGAGACTCCTGATCTGGGCATGGCTGTGGACATTCAGTAA